One genomic segment of Ignavibacteriales bacterium includes these proteins:
- the rsmH gene encoding 16S rRNA (cytosine(1402)-N(4))-methyltransferase RsmH has translation MINSFHVPVLVEAVLQFLITEPGGIYVDGTLGGGGHAESVMNRLSNSGQLIGFDEDAEAIESAKNKLSRFQPRVHFCQNNFSNIKSEIRQVGFEKINGIIFDLGISSHQIDDRMRGFSYQSDGPLDMRMNTKQKISASDVVNSYSRERLIKIFREYGEERFSSRIANKIIEMRNEKKIETTKELAAIVELCISGKFLQKSIARIFQAIRIDVNNELENLRKGLTDAIGILQPGGRIVVLSYHSLEDRIVKDTFRSASQKSVPSGNKFLPDKIQTPMLKLIVKKPIEPEEKEIIQNPRARSAKMRVAERV, from the coding sequence ATGATCAACAGCTTCCACGTACCGGTTCTTGTTGAAGCAGTGCTTCAATTTCTGATAACAGAACCAGGTGGAATTTATGTAGACGGTACACTTGGCGGCGGTGGACATGCCGAATCGGTAATGAATCGGTTATCGAACAGCGGTCAACTCATCGGTTTCGATGAAGATGCTGAAGCGATTGAAAGCGCGAAGAATAAGTTGTCGAGATTTCAACCACGTGTTCATTTCTGTCAAAATAATTTTTCCAATATCAAGTCGGAAATACGACAGGTTGGTTTTGAAAAGATAAATGGAATTATTTTCGATCTTGGCATATCGTCTCATCAAATTGATGACAGAATGCGGGGATTCAGTTATCAATCAGATGGACCGCTTGATATGAGAATGAATACTAAGCAGAAAATTTCCGCTTCCGATGTTGTGAATTCATATTCCCGGGAACGGTTAATAAAAATATTCCGGGAATACGGAGAGGAAAGATTCTCCAGTCGTATTGCTAATAAAATAATAGAGATGCGGAACGAGAAAAAAATTGAAACAACAAAAGAGTTGGCGGCAATTGTAGAACTATGTATTTCAGGCAAGTTTTTGCAAAAATCGATTGCGAGAATATTTCAGGCAATTCGAATTGATGTTAATAATGAACTAGAAAATTTAAGAAAAGGTTTAACTGATGCGATCGGCATTTTACAGCCGGGCGGACGAATTGTGGTTTTATCATATCACTCTCTGGAAGACCGAATAGTTAAAGATACTTTTCGTTCAGCATCCCAAAAATCAGTTCCGTCGGGGAATAAGTTTTTACCTGATAAGATACAAACACCGATGTTAAAGTTAATAGTGAAAAAACCGATTGAACCTGAAGAAAAAGAAATTATTCAGAATCCACGCGCTCGGAGCGCAAAAATGAGAGTTGCTGAACGGGTTTAG
- the mraZ gene encoding division/cell wall cluster transcriptional repressor MraZ codes for MSSFKGSYMYSVDDKGRVSLPAKLRKYVSPEANDTFVVTRGFEQCLFVYPLDEWNKLESSLRGLSANDPESRRFIRATLEFAQESQLDTQQRISIPPELRVYADIQNEVRIIGTLDKIELWNPKTYEEYKLDQPESYEKIAAKIMQ; via the coding sequence ATGTCGTCTTTTAAAGGTTCATATATGTACTCTGTTGATGATAAAGGAAGAGTGAGTCTTCCGGCGAAATTACGTAAGTATGTTTCACCCGAAGCCAATGATACATTTGTTGTGACACGAGGATTTGAGCAGTGTCTTTTTGTATATCCGTTAGACGAATGGAATAAATTAGAATCGAGTTTGCGCGGACTTTCGGCGAACGATCCCGAAAGCAGGCGTTTTATAAGAGCAACTTTGGAATTCGCGCAAGAAAGTCAGCTTGATACGCAGCAACGTATCTCGATCCCACCGGAGCTTCGTGTATACGCAGATATCCAAAACGAAGTTCGCATCATAGGCACACTCGATAAAATTGAATTGTGGAATCCTAAGACATATGAAGAGTACAAATTAGACCAACCGGAAAGTTATGAAAAAATTGCCGCAAAGATAATGCAATAA